In Amycolatopsis jiangsuensis, the following proteins share a genomic window:
- a CDS encoding AraC family transcriptional regulator, which translates to MTELAAPAIRDWDYPRGTASVLLMLRFAEERGIAPERLLPATSPEELRAPERQLDAHQELAVVRALCSTAGSGDDVALDLGSRYRASTFGIFGFACISSTTMRDAMEFALRYLDLSFTFCIPHVELDGDGVGLVLDDARVPPDVARFLVLRDLSAIHTVMRDLLPDISLRRLEFRHPVPDTVDSYVDVFGLAPEFGAQQHRATLDPALLDRPLPQANDQTVALCAAQCDELVARRRRRSGTAQLVRERLVRLGGVDAGMDAIARQLTMSARTLRRRLTEAGTGYRQLLDEVRHALAEEMLNTGVLSVEDVALRLGYAEASSFIYAFKRWTGTTPAAYVRRSVPRVPPGR; encoded by the coding sequence ATGACCGAGCTGGCCGCCCCCGCGATCCGGGACTGGGACTACCCGCGCGGCACCGCGAGCGTGCTGCTCATGCTGCGGTTCGCCGAGGAACGCGGGATTGCGCCCGAACGGCTGCTGCCCGCAACGTCGCCGGAGGAGCTGCGTGCCCCGGAACGGCAGCTCGACGCCCACCAGGAGCTGGCCGTGGTGCGCGCGCTGTGCTCGACGGCAGGCTCCGGAGACGACGTCGCGCTCGATCTCGGCAGCCGCTATCGCGCGTCCACTTTCGGCATCTTCGGGTTCGCCTGCATCAGCAGCACGACCATGCGGGACGCGATGGAGTTCGCGCTGCGGTATCTGGACCTGAGCTTCACCTTCTGCATCCCGCACGTCGAGCTGGACGGCGACGGCGTCGGACTGGTCCTGGACGACGCGCGGGTTCCCCCAGACGTGGCGCGGTTCCTGGTCCTGCGTGACCTTTCCGCGATCCACACGGTGATGCGGGACCTGCTTCCGGACATCTCGTTGCGGCGTCTGGAGTTCCGGCATCCCGTACCGGACACTGTGGATTCCTATGTGGACGTTTTCGGGCTGGCCCCCGAGTTCGGCGCACAGCAGCACCGGGCGACGCTGGACCCGGCGCTGCTGGACCGCCCGCTGCCGCAGGCCAACGACCAGACCGTGGCGTTGTGTGCCGCGCAGTGCGACGAGCTCGTCGCCCGCCGCCGTAGGCGGTCGGGTACCGCGCAGCTGGTGCGGGAACGGCTGGTGCGGCTCGGCGGGGTGGACGCCGGGATGGACGCGATCGCGCGGCAGCTGACGATGAGCGCCCGGACGTTGCGCCGCCGCCTGACCGAGGCCGGCACCGGCTACCGTCAGCTGCTGGACGAGGTCCGGCACGCGCTGGCCGAGGAAATGCTGAACACCGGCGTGCTGTCGGTGGAGGATGTCGCGCTGCGCCTGGGGTACGCGGAGGCGTCCAGCTTCATCTACGCGTTCAAGCGGTGGACGGGGACGACTCCGGCCGCGTACGTCCGGCGCTCGGTTCCGCGAGTACCGCCGGGTAGGTGA
- a CDS encoding Tex family protein: protein MQARSNRRRSRSRVVSVQSVEQRIAEELGVREGQVKAAVGLLDEGSTVPFIARYRKEVTGMLDDAQLRTLEERLRYLRELDERRVAVLESIRGQGKLDEALEAQILAADTKSRLEDIYLPYKPKRRTKAQIAREAGLEPLADGLLSDPSTEPQAAAAVFVDADKGVADAQAALDGARSILVERFAEDADLIGELREKMWTEGHLASKVRSGKETDGAKFSDYFDFSEPYTKLPSHRILAMLRGEKEEVLDLSMEAAEPTEEPQVGPTDYEQRIAARFGVTQQGRPADKWLGDTVRWAWRTKILLHLGIDLRMRLRQSAEDDAVRVFAANLRDLLLAAPAGTRATMGLDPGFRTGVKVAVVDATGKVVDTHVIYPHQPANKWDASIAELAALSAKHHVDLISIGNGTASRETDKLAQELIKKHPELKLTKAVVSEAGASVYSASAFASQELPGMDVSLRGAVSIARRLQDPLAELVKIDPKSIGVGQYQHDLPETSLSRSLDAVVEDCVNAVGVDVNTASAPLLTRVSGITTSLAENIVAHRDGNGPFRSRDSLKGVARLGPKAFEQCAGFLRIPDGDDPLDASSVHPEAYPVVRRILDHTGSGIRELIGNARTLQKLQPTQFVDDTFGLPTVTDILSELEKPGRDPRPAFKTATFAEGVDKIGDLKPGMRLEGVVTNVAAFGAFIDVGVHQDGLAHVSALSKNFVKDPRDVVKPGDIVKVKVLDVDVPRKRISLTLRLDDEPGASSGERRGGGGGGGRDRGNGGQGGQGGQRRGQQNRGGGNRRDSGGSGAMADALRRAGFGK from the coding sequence ATGCAGGCTCGGAGCAACCGCAGACGGAGCAGGAGCCGGGTAGTGAGCGTGCAGTCGGTCGAGCAGCGGATCGCCGAAGAACTGGGGGTGCGCGAAGGACAGGTCAAGGCCGCCGTCGGTCTCCTCGACGAGGGATCGACCGTGCCGTTCATCGCCCGGTATCGCAAGGAAGTCACCGGGATGCTGGACGACGCGCAGCTGCGCACGCTCGAGGAGCGGCTGCGTTACCTGCGGGAACTCGACGAGCGGCGGGTCGCGGTCCTGGAGTCGATCCGCGGCCAGGGCAAGCTGGACGAGGCGCTGGAGGCGCAGATCCTCGCCGCGGACACCAAGTCCCGGCTGGAGGACATCTACCTGCCCTACAAGCCGAAGCGGCGGACCAAGGCGCAGATCGCCCGCGAGGCCGGGCTGGAGCCGCTGGCCGACGGCCTGCTGAGCGATCCGTCGACGGAGCCGCAGGCGGCCGCGGCGGTGTTCGTGGACGCGGACAAGGGCGTCGCGGACGCGCAGGCCGCGCTCGACGGCGCGCGCTCGATCCTGGTCGAGCGGTTCGCCGAGGACGCCGACCTGATCGGCGAGCTGCGCGAGAAGATGTGGACCGAGGGGCACCTGGCCTCGAAGGTCCGGTCCGGCAAGGAGACCGACGGCGCGAAGTTCTCCGACTACTTCGACTTCTCCGAGCCCTACACCAAGCTCCCGTCGCACCGGATCCTGGCGATGCTGCGTGGCGAGAAGGAAGAAGTCCTCGACCTGTCCATGGAGGCCGCGGAGCCCACCGAGGAACCGCAGGTCGGCCCGACCGACTACGAGCAGCGCATCGCCGCCCGCTTCGGGGTGACCCAGCAGGGCCGCCCGGCGGACAAGTGGCTCGGCGACACCGTGCGCTGGGCCTGGCGTACGAAGATTCTCCTGCACCTGGGCATCGACCTGCGGATGCGGTTGCGCCAGTCGGCCGAGGACGACGCGGTGCGGGTGTTCGCGGCGAACCTGCGTGACCTGCTGCTGGCCGCGCCCGCAGGCACGCGCGCGACGATGGGCCTCGACCCGGGCTTCCGGACCGGGGTGAAGGTGGCCGTGGTGGACGCGACCGGCAAGGTCGTGGACACCCACGTGATCTACCCGCACCAGCCGGCGAACAAATGGGACGCCTCGATTGCCGAGCTGGCGGCGCTGTCGGCGAAACACCACGTCGACCTGATCTCGATCGGCAACGGCACGGCCTCGCGCGAGACCGACAAGCTCGCCCAGGAGCTGATCAAGAAACACCCGGAGCTGAAGCTCACGAAGGCCGTGGTGTCCGAGGCGGGCGCGTCGGTGTACTCGGCGTCCGCATTCGCCTCCCAGGAGCTGCCGGGCATGGACGTGTCACTGCGTGGCGCGGTCTCGATCGCGCGACGGCTGCAGGATCCGCTGGCCGAGCTGGTGAAGATCGACCCGAAGTCGATCGGCGTCGGGCAGTACCAGCACGACCTGCCGGAAACCTCGTTGTCGCGGTCGCTGGACGCAGTGGTCGAGGACTGCGTGAACGCGGTCGGCGTGGACGTCAACACCGCGTCCGCGCCACTGCTGACCCGCGTCTCCGGCATCACCACCTCGCTGGCCGAGAACATCGTGGCGCACCGCGACGGCAACGGCCCGTTCCGCAGCCGGGACTCGCTCAAGGGCGTCGCGCGGCTGGGCCCGAAGGCTTTCGAGCAGTGCGCGGGCTTCCTGCGCATCCCGGACGGCGACGACCCGCTCGACGCCTCGTCGGTGCACCCGGAGGCCTACCCGGTCGTGCGGCGGATCCTCGACCACACCGGCAGCGGGATCCGTGAGCTGATCGGCAACGCGCGCACGCTGCAGAAGCTGCAGCCCACGCAGTTCGTGGACGACACCTTCGGGCTGCCCACGGTCACCGACATCCTGTCGGAGCTGGAGAAGCCGGGCCGCGACCCACGTCCGGCGTTCAAGACCGCGACCTTCGCCGAAGGCGTCGACAAGATCGGTGACCTCAAGCCCGGGATGCGCCTGGAAGGCGTGGTCACGAACGTGGCGGCGTTCGGCGCGTTCATCGACGTCGGTGTGCACCAGGACGGCCTCGCACACGTGTCGGCGCTGTCGAAGAACTTCGTGAAGGACCCGCGTGACGTGGTCAAGCCGGGCGACATCGTGAAGGTCAAGGTGCTCGACGTCGACGTGCCGCGCAAGCGGATCTCCCTGACCCTGCGCCTGGACGACGAACCGGGTGCCTCGTCCGGGGAACGCCGCGGCGGCGGTGGCGGTGGCGGCCGGGATCGCGGCAACGGTGGCCAGGGCGGTCAGGGCGGACAGCGTCGCGGGCAGCAGAACCGCGGCGGCGGCAATCGCCGGGATTCCGGCGGCAGCGGCGCGATGGCAGACGCACTACGCCGCGCCGGCTTCGGCAAGTAA
- a CDS encoding acyl-CoA dehydrogenase, with amino-acid sequence MSATSLLLNPHAYDPQRFDQETRRLLRATIDWFEARGKRKLTEDYHDRVFYADFLEFAGREGLFATFLTPAPDSAGNPDKRWDTSRIAALSEILGFYGLNYWYPWQVTILGLGPVWQSVNGAARKRAADALAAGGVGAFGLSERDHGADIYSSDLVLTPDGAGGYRANGSKYYIGNGNCARTVSVFGRIEGVEGQEQYVFFAADSEHPDYHVVKNVVPSQMFVAEFRLEDYPVRAEDILHTGAEAFSAALNTVNIGKFNLCFGGIGMATHSLYEAITHAHNRVLYGKPVTDFPHVRREFVESFVRLAGMKLFSDRAVDYFRTAGPEDRRYLLYNPITKMKVTTEAQKVIGLVADVVAAKGFEADTYLAMAKNDIDGLPKLEGTVAVNLALIAKFMPAYLFSPQEYPAVPTRDDASDDGFLFRQGPARGLSKVRFHDWKPVYEKAARIPNVARFTEQAQLLVRLLAEATPDEAQQADLDFGLALTELFTLVVYGQLILEQAELTGLEDDVLDQLFAVLVQDFSAAAVDLHGKASSTGKQQELALAALRKPVVDDERFARVWEKVRDLSGAYEMNP; translated from the coding sequence ATGAGCGCGACGTCGTTGCTGCTGAATCCGCACGCGTACGACCCACAGCGGTTCGACCAGGAGACCCGGCGGCTGCTGCGCGCCACGATCGACTGGTTCGAGGCACGTGGCAAGCGCAAGCTCACCGAGGACTACCACGATCGCGTCTTCTACGCCGACTTCCTCGAGTTCGCCGGGCGAGAGGGGCTGTTCGCCACCTTCCTCACGCCCGCGCCGGACTCCGCGGGCAATCCGGACAAACGCTGGGACACCAGCCGGATCGCGGCGCTGTCGGAGATCCTCGGCTTCTACGGCCTCAACTACTGGTATCCGTGGCAGGTCACCATCCTCGGCCTGGGCCCGGTGTGGCAGAGCGTGAACGGCGCCGCCCGGAAGCGGGCCGCGGACGCGCTCGCCGCGGGTGGGGTCGGCGCGTTCGGACTGTCCGAACGCGACCACGGCGCGGACATCTACTCGTCCGATCTGGTGCTCACGCCGGACGGCGCGGGCGGCTACCGCGCGAACGGCTCGAAGTACTACATCGGCAACGGGAACTGCGCGCGCACGGTGTCGGTGTTCGGCCGGATCGAGGGGGTCGAGGGGCAGGAGCAGTACGTGTTCTTCGCCGCCGACTCCGAGCATCCGGACTACCACGTGGTGAAGAACGTGGTGCCGTCCCAGATGTTCGTCGCCGAATTCCGGCTCGAGGACTATCCGGTACGCGCCGAGGACATCCTGCACACCGGCGCGGAGGCGTTCAGCGCCGCGTTGAACACGGTTAACATCGGCAAGTTCAACCTGTGCTTCGGTGGCATCGGCATGGCCACGCATTCGCTGTACGAGGCGATCACGCACGCGCACAACCGGGTGCTCTACGGCAAGCCGGTCACCGATTTCCCGCACGTACGACGGGAGTTCGTGGAGTCCTTCGTCCGGCTGGCGGGGATGAAGCTGTTCTCGGACCGCGCGGTCGACTACTTCCGCACCGCGGGTCCGGAAGACCGCCGCTACCTGCTGTACAACCCGATCACCAAGATGAAGGTGACCACCGAGGCGCAGAAGGTGATCGGCCTGGTCGCCGATGTGGTGGCGGCCAAGGGTTTCGAAGCGGACACCTATCTCGCGATGGCCAAGAACGACATCGACGGACTGCCCAAACTGGAGGGTACGGTCGCGGTGAACCTCGCGTTGATCGCGAAGTTCATGCCGGCGTACCTGTTCTCGCCGCAGGAGTATCCGGCGGTGCCGACCCGCGACGACGCTTCGGACGACGGGTTCCTGTTCCGCCAGGGGCCGGCGCGCGGACTGTCGAAAGTCCGTTTCCACGACTGGAAACCGGTCTACGAGAAGGCCGCGCGGATCCCGAACGTCGCCCGCTTCACCGAGCAGGCGCAGCTGCTCGTCCGCCTGCTCGCCGAGGCCACGCCGGACGAGGCGCAGCAGGCCGACCTCGACTTCGGGCTCGCGCTGACCGAACTGTTCACCCTTGTCGTCTACGGCCAGCTGATCCTGGAACAGGCCGAGCTGACCGGTCTCGAGGATGACGTGCTCGACCAGCTCTTCGCTGTGCTGGTACAGGATTTCAGCGCGGCCGCGGTGGATCTGCACGGCAAGGCGAGCTCCACCGGCAAGCAGCAGGAGCTGGCGCTGGCCGCGCTGCGCAAGCCGGTGGTGGACGACGAGCGGTTCGCCCGAGTGTGGGAGAAGGTGCGTGACCTTTCCGGGGCGTACGAAATGAATCCCTGA
- a CDS encoding chitinase: MSPERSRRLRPVFLSLLAVMATLLGITVATGSATAAEPRADVPKHALTGYWQNFVNDAKPLKLADVPEQYNIVAVAFADATGKPGEVNFTLDPDLSSALGGYTDDQFRADVKTLQSRGQKVIISVGGQNGTISVGDSASADAFAGSITSLISDYGFDGVDIDLENGVNAEFMGQALHAIHDGGGSVITMAPQTIDMQSDQAGYFQLALNTKDILTVVNMQYYNSGTMNGCDGKTYSQGSVDFLTGLACIQLKGGLRDDQVALGLPATNAAAGGGYQDPKNVVSALNCLAKTSDCGDYKPDATYPNIRGAMTWSINWDASSDYGFANTVSAGLADLP, translated from the coding sequence TTGTCCCCAGAACGGTCCCGCCGGCTCAGGCCGGTTTTCCTGTCCCTGCTGGCCGTCATGGCCACCCTGCTCGGCATCACCGTGGCCACCGGCAGTGCCACGGCCGCCGAACCGAGAGCGGACGTGCCCAAGCACGCGCTCACCGGGTACTGGCAGAACTTCGTGAACGACGCGAAGCCGCTCAAGCTCGCGGACGTGCCGGAGCAGTACAACATCGTCGCGGTGGCCTTCGCCGACGCGACCGGCAAGCCCGGTGAAGTGAACTTCACCCTCGATCCGGACCTGTCCTCGGCGCTCGGTGGCTACACCGACGACCAGTTCCGGGCCGATGTCAAGACCCTGCAGTCCCGTGGCCAGAAGGTGATCATCTCGGTCGGCGGCCAGAACGGCACGATCAGCGTCGGCGACTCGGCGTCCGCGGACGCCTTCGCGGGCTCGATCACGTCGCTGATCTCCGACTACGGTTTCGACGGCGTCGACATCGACCTGGAGAACGGCGTCAACGCCGAGTTCATGGGCCAGGCCCTGCACGCCATCCACGATGGCGGCGGTTCGGTGATCACCATGGCACCGCAGACCATCGACATGCAGTCCGACCAGGCCGGCTACTTCCAGCTGGCACTGAACACCAAGGACATCCTGACCGTCGTCAACATGCAGTACTACAACTCCGGCACGATGAACGGCTGCGACGGCAAGACCTACTCCCAGGGCAGCGTCGACTTCCTGACCGGGCTCGCCTGCATCCAGCTCAAGGGCGGCCTGCGGGACGACCAGGTGGCCCTCGGCCTGCCCGCGACCAACGCCGCGGCCGGTGGCGGCTACCAGGATCCGAAGAACGTCGTCTCCGCGCTGAACTGCCTGGCCAAGACCAGCGACTGCGGTGACTACAAGCCGGACGCGACCTACCCGAACATCCGTGGCGCGATGACCTGGTCGATCAACTGGGACGCCTCGTCGGACTACGGGTTCGCGAACACCGTGAGCGCGGGGCTGGCCGACCTGCCCTGA
- a CDS encoding GMC family oxidoreductase: MNFDYDVVVVGSGFGGSVTALRLTEKGYRVGVLETGRRFADDEFAKTSWRLRKYLWAPKLGCYGIQRLTLLRNTFIMSGSGVGGGSLVYANTLYEPPDTFYADPQWAHITDWKAELAPYYDQAKRMLGVLENPFTTPADEVLREVAVDLGIGHTYRRTPVGVYFGERPGEQTLDPFFGGAGPARRGCTQCGECMTGCRVGAKNTTVKNYLYLAEKAGARVHALTTVVSVRPIDGGYAVDTERTGRWVRKGRRTFTARQVVFSAASLGTQRLLHRMRDTGTLPGLSPRLGVLARTNSEAILAARSLRTDTDYTRGVAITSSIHPDAVTHVEPVRYGKGSNLLGLMATVLVDAQDGKRRWVLGLRELARNWRHLPRLHNPRRWSERMIGLLVMQTLDNSVTTYTRRGLLGRRMTTKQGTGEPSPDWIPAGHEVTRRVAGKIGGLPQGAWTDLANIPLTGHFIGGCAIGDSPETGVVDPYQRLYGHPGLHVVDGSAISANLGVNPSLTITAQAERAMAFWPNHGEPDPRPALGQRYRRVSPVVPHSPAVPSAAPGALRLPLHDAGR; the protein is encoded by the coding sequence ATGAACTTCGACTACGACGTGGTGGTCGTCGGCTCCGGCTTCGGCGGCAGCGTGACCGCGCTGCGGCTGACCGAGAAGGGCTACCGGGTGGGGGTGCTGGAGACCGGCCGCCGCTTCGCCGACGACGAGTTCGCCAAGACCTCGTGGCGCCTGCGGAAGTACCTGTGGGCGCCGAAGCTCGGCTGCTACGGGATCCAGCGGCTGACCTTGCTGCGCAACACGTTCATCATGAGCGGTTCGGGCGTCGGCGGCGGTTCGCTGGTGTACGCGAACACGCTCTACGAACCGCCGGACACCTTCTACGCCGATCCGCAGTGGGCGCACATCACCGACTGGAAAGCCGAGCTGGCGCCCTACTACGACCAGGCCAAACGCATGCTCGGCGTGCTCGAGAACCCGTTCACCACGCCGGCCGACGAGGTGCTGCGCGAGGTCGCCGTCGACCTGGGCATCGGGCACACCTACCGGCGCACCCCGGTCGGCGTGTACTTCGGCGAACGGCCCGGTGAGCAGACACTCGACCCGTTCTTCGGCGGCGCGGGACCGGCTCGGCGCGGGTGCACCCAGTGCGGTGAGTGCATGACCGGCTGCCGCGTCGGGGCGAAGAACACCACCGTGAAGAACTACCTGTACCTGGCTGAAAAAGCCGGCGCGCGCGTGCACGCGCTGACGACCGTGGTGTCCGTGCGCCCGATCGACGGCGGCTACGCGGTGGACACCGAACGCACCGGCCGCTGGGTCCGAAAAGGACGGCGGACTTTCACCGCCCGGCAAGTCGTCTTCTCCGCGGCTTCGCTGGGCACGCAACGGCTGTTGCACCGGATGCGCGACACCGGCACGTTGCCCGGTCTCTCGCCGCGACTGGGCGTGTTGGCCCGCACCAACTCCGAGGCCATCCTCGCCGCGCGTTCGCTGCGCACGGACACCGACTACACGCGGGGCGTCGCGATCACGTCTTCGATCCATCCGGACGCCGTCACGCACGTCGAACCGGTGCGCTACGGCAAGGGCAGCAACCTGCTCGGCCTGATGGCGACCGTGCTGGTGGACGCACAGGACGGCAAGCGCCGATGGGTGCTGGGACTGCGGGAACTGGCCCGGAATTGGCGGCACCTGCCACGGCTGCACAATCCGCGGCGCTGGTCGGAGCGGATGATCGGCCTGCTGGTGATGCAGACGCTCGACAACTCCGTGACCACCTACACCCGGCGCGGCCTGCTCGGCAGGCGGATGACGACGAAACAGGGCACCGGCGAACCGAGCCCGGACTGGATCCCGGCCGGGCACGAGGTGACCCGCCGCGTCGCCGGCAAGATCGGCGGACTGCCCCAAGGTGCCTGGACGGACCTGGCGAACATCCCGCTCACCGGTCACTTCATCGGCGGCTGCGCGATCGGCGACTCACCGGAGACCGGCGTCGTGGACCCGTACCAGCGGCTGTACGGACATCCGGGCCTGCACGTGGTGGACGGTTCGGCGATCTCGGCGAACCTGGGCGTGAACCCGTCGCTGACCATCACCGCGCAGGCCGAGCGGGCGATGGCGTTCTGGCCGAACCACGGCGAGCCCGATCCACGGCCCGCGCTCGGACAGCGGTACCGGCGGGTGAGCCCGGTCGTGCCGCACTCACCCGCCGTACCGTCCGCCGCGCCCGGGGCGCTGCGGCTGCCACTGCACGATGCCGGTCGGTGA
- a CDS encoding flavin-containing monooxygenase → MGDTAGTPSVLIVGTGFGGIGAAVELKRAGFHDFTVLERAQEPGGVWRENTYPGAACDVPSPLYSFSFEPNPFWPRRYSGQRDIHAYLKHVIEKYGIDKHIRYGREVTTAAFDQDRWRVETAQGETFEATVFVPAVGQLSRPALPSIPGRESFAGPAFHSAEWDHDVSLEGKRVAVIGTGASAVQFVPEIRKRAAKVTVFQRNPPYILARHDTRYARWQKWLFRRVPATQLLGRVRIFLLAEYASYALAGHPWLIKPFELRTAQLRRRHVKDPALRRRLKPDYPMGCKRILFANDYLPALAQPNVDVVTDPIREITPRGVRTADGTEHEADVLIHGTGFKATEFLGPMKVLGLGGRSLAQTWRDGARAYLGLTVPGFPNLFCVYGPNTNLGTGSIVYLLERQARYLRQAVQVLARPGVSYLDVREDVEERYDRELQRRLGSSVWTGCTSWYRQPDGRVSTNWPGLVTEYDRRTRTFDPADYRVVA, encoded by the coding sequence ATGGGTGATACGGCAGGGACGCCATCGGTGCTGATCGTCGGCACCGGGTTCGGCGGGATCGGCGCGGCCGTCGAGCTGAAGCGGGCCGGCTTCCACGACTTCACGGTCCTGGAGCGCGCGCAGGAGCCGGGTGGCGTGTGGCGCGAGAACACCTATCCCGGCGCGGCCTGTGACGTGCCCTCGCCGCTGTACTCGTTCTCCTTCGAGCCCAACCCGTTCTGGCCGCGGCGCTACTCCGGGCAGCGCGACATCCACGCCTACCTCAAGCACGTGATCGAGAAGTACGGCATCGACAAGCACATCCGCTACGGCCGCGAGGTCACCACCGCCGCGTTCGACCAAGACCGCTGGCGCGTGGAAACCGCGCAGGGCGAGACCTTCGAGGCCACGGTGTTCGTCCCGGCCGTCGGCCAGCTCTCCCGGCCCGCGCTGCCCTCGATCCCCGGCCGCGAAAGCTTCGCCGGACCGGCGTTCCACTCCGCGGAGTGGGACCACGACGTCTCACTGGAGGGCAAGCGCGTCGCGGTGATCGGAACCGGCGCGAGCGCGGTGCAGTTCGTCCCGGAGATCCGCAAACGCGCGGCGAAGGTGACGGTCTTCCAGCGCAACCCGCCCTACATCCTGGCCCGGCACGACACCCGGTACGCGCGCTGGCAGAAGTGGCTGTTCCGCCGGGTGCCGGCCACGCAGCTGCTCGGCCGGGTGCGGATCTTCCTGCTCGCCGAGTACGCGAGCTACGCGCTGGCCGGGCACCCGTGGCTGATCAAGCCGTTCGAGCTGCGGACCGCGCAGCTGCGCCGCCGCCACGTCAAGGATCCGGCGCTGCGGCGCCGGCTCAAGCCGGACTATCCCATGGGCTGCAAGCGGATCCTGTTCGCCAACGACTACCTGCCCGCGCTGGCGCAGCCGAACGTCGACGTGGTCACCGACCCGATCCGCGAGATCACCCCGCGCGGGGTACGCACCGCGGACGGGACCGAGCACGAAGCCGACGTGCTGATCCACGGCACCGGGTTCAAGGCGACGGAGTTCCTCGGCCCGATGAAGGTGCTCGGCCTCGGCGGCCGGTCACTCGCGCAGACCTGGCGCGACGGCGCACGGGCCTACCTCGGCCTGACCGTGCCCGGATTCCCGAATCTCTTCTGCGTCTACGGCCCGAACACCAACCTCGGCACCGGATCCATCGTCTACCTGCTGGAGCGCCAGGCCCGTTACCTGCGCCAGGCGGTGCAGGTGCTCGCCCGGCCCGGAGTGTCCTATCTGGACGTGCGCGAGGACGTCGAGGAACGCTACGACCGGGAGCTGCAGCGGCGCCTCGGCAGCAGTGTCTGGACCGGGTGCACGAGCTGGTACCGGCAGCCCGACGGTCGCGTGAGCACCAACTGGCCCGGCCTGGTCACCGAGTACGACCGGCGCACCCGCACCTTCGACCCCGCGGACTACCGGGTGGTGGCATGA
- a CDS encoding TetR/AcrR family transcriptional regulator, whose protein sequence is MTGGPRRRLEPAQRRAEILAAARTCFGAGSYSTVSTSDIAEAAGVARPLINHYFGGKRELYLEVVRQLMIVPAPVVDALPDGPVRARLTVGIDRWIDVVERNRDAWLTVIGPEAAAHDPEVERIVLEADEIAADRVLSAALMTDVAHGRTPLRAMIRAYGGMLRAASREWLVRGTLQRPELRTFLVESLVQLLEVTYPAVLAEPSAGRTRPESSPSTA, encoded by the coding sequence ATGACAGGCGGACCCCGCCGCCGGCTCGAACCGGCGCAGCGCAGGGCCGAAATCCTGGCCGCGGCACGCACCTGCTTCGGGGCCGGCAGCTACTCCACGGTGTCCACTTCGGACATCGCGGAGGCGGCCGGGGTGGCCCGGCCGCTGATCAACCACTACTTCGGCGGTAAACGCGAGCTGTACCTGGAAGTGGTGCGGCAGCTGATGATCGTGCCCGCACCGGTGGTCGACGCGTTGCCCGACGGGCCGGTCCGGGCCCGGCTCACGGTCGGCATCGACCGCTGGATCGACGTGGTGGAGCGCAACCGCGACGCCTGGCTCACCGTGATCGGCCCGGAGGCCGCCGCGCACGATCCGGAGGTGGAACGGATCGTGCTCGAAGCGGACGAAATCGCCGCCGACCGCGTGCTTTCCGCGGCGCTGATGACCGACGTCGCGCACGGCCGTACCCCACTGCGCGCGATGATCCGCGCCTACGGCGGAATGCTGCGGGCCGCGTCCCGGGAATGGCTGGTCCGCGGCACGCTGCAGCGTCCGGAGTTGCGCACCTTCCTCGTCGAATCACTGGTGCAGCTGCTCGAGGTCACCTACCCGGCGGTACTCGCGGAACCGAGCGCCGGACGTACGCGGCCGGAGTCGTCCCCGTCCACCGCTTGA